One window of Papaver somniferum cultivar HN1 chromosome 9, ASM357369v1, whole genome shotgun sequence genomic DNA carries:
- the LOC113312199 gene encoding uncharacterized protein LOC113312199, whose translation MLDKVRICGENRQTGTFSKHDWTDIRKQFHKKFRLKYSLKSFKKKFTKLKEKYKDHKKLVEDNTGLGWDPVLCTVEASNEWWDEQVKNFPRTKVFRVSGCPEYRKLQTIFGDTVATGNLRQTQEGGFSSTDGEDEIDMTENGSPTQPLDTQVFSNGGVTADRMEENVDFRRRSQTPSGSHRSTHVPNDSGDVAGEMEENVDNQFRSRSRTPISSRRGRKENKANEIGESLKMLAENAKAKLEDKTKYTISEFLEILDSMGAHVGRHTYVKAVKVLQNQGWRETFIKMSKDRRDDWIVSIQDGTFD comes from the exons ATGTTAGATAAGGTCCGAATATGTGGCGAAAATAGGCAAACAGGAACCTTTTCAAAGCATGATTGGACTGACATTAGGAAGCAGTTTCATAAGAAGTTTAGGTTGAAATATTCTTTGAAGTCGTTCAAGAAAAAATTCACCAAGTTGAAGGAAAAGTACAAAGATCATAAGAAACTCGTGGAAGATAACACCGGATTAGGCTGGGATCCTGTTTTGTGTACCGTAGAGGCCTCAAATGAATGGTGGGATGAGCAAGTGAAG AATTTTCCACGAACAAAGGTGTTCCGTGTCTCTGGTTGCCCCGAATATCGGAAGCTACAAACTATATTTGGTGATACCGTGGCAACGGGAAATCTTAGACAgacacaagaaggtggtttttctTCTACCGATGGTGAAGATGAGATAGATATGACTGAAAATGGAAGTCCCACGCAACCATTAGATACACAGGTCTTCTCTAATGGTGGTGTCACGGCTGATAGGATGGAAGAAAATGTTGATTTTCGTCGTCGCTCGCAAACACCAAGTGGTAGCCACAGAAGTACCCATGTTCCCAATGATAGTGGTGATGTAGCTGGTGAGATGGAAGAAAATGTAGATAACCAATTTCGTAGCCGTTCGCGTACACCGATTAGTAGTAGACGTGGCAGGAAAGAAAACAAGGCTAATGAGATCGGAGAGTCGTTAAAGATGTTAGCTGAAAATGCTAAAGCTAAACTAGAGGATAAAACAAAATATACCATCTCTGAATTCTTAGAAATTTTGGATTCAATGGGGGCACATGTTGGAAGGCACACGTATGTGAAGGCGGTGAAAGTTCTTCAAAACCAAGGATGGAGAGAGACATTTATCAAAATGTCGAAAGATCGAAGGGATGATTGGATTGTTTCTATTCAAGATGGAACCTTTGACTAA